The Micromonospora krabiensis genome window below encodes:
- a CDS encoding phosphatase domain-containing protein, translating to MSRLIATRGLPASGKTSFARTLQPSVVRVNRDDLRRMLHGERLFTQWAEAQVTIAQRAQVEALLRARADVCVDDTNLRSRTLRDWAELAARHGAEFEVHDFTDVPLEECLRRDAARPEAERVGEAAIRRLHERYLEGKPLPLPVPQARAGRPARVRETSAGPPEIVLVDIDGTVALNVSRSPYDMTRVAEDRPNEAVIAAVRAMHAAGYDVVFCSGRDASARADTVAWLERHVRVPYLALHLRALGDSRKDSVVKREIYEREIRDRFRVVGVFDDRMQVVRMWRSLGLTVFQVAEGDF from the coding sequence ATGTCCCGCCTGATCGCCACCCGAGGCCTGCCCGCCTCCGGGAAGACCAGCTTCGCCCGGACGCTCCAACCGTCCGTCGTCCGGGTCAACCGGGACGATCTGCGCCGGATGCTGCACGGCGAGCGGTTGTTCACCCAGTGGGCCGAGGCGCAGGTGACGATCGCCCAGCGGGCCCAGGTCGAGGCCCTGCTGAGAGCCCGGGCCGACGTCTGCGTGGACGACACCAACCTCCGGTCCCGGACGCTGCGGGACTGGGCCGAGCTGGCCGCCCGCCACGGGGCCGAGTTCGAGGTGCACGACTTCACCGACGTGCCACTGGAGGAGTGCCTGCGCCGGGACGCGGCGCGGCCGGAGGCCGAGCGGGTCGGCGAGGCGGCGATCCGCCGCCTGCACGAGCGTTACCTGGAGGGGAAGCCCCTGCCGCTGCCCGTGCCGCAGGCCCGAGCGGGACGGCCGGCCCGCGTACGGGAGACGTCGGCCGGGCCACCGGAGATCGTGCTCGTGGACATCGACGGCACAGTGGCGCTGAACGTCTCGCGCAGCCCCTACGACATGACCCGGGTCGCCGAGGACCGGCCCAACGAGGCGGTGATCGCGGCGGTCCGGGCGATGCACGCCGCCGGGTACGACGTCGTCTTCTGCTCCGGCCGTGACGCCTCCGCCCGGGCGGACACGGTGGCGTGGCTGGAGCGGCACGTGCGGGTGCCGTACCTGGCGCTGCACCTCCGTGCGCTCGGCGACTCCCGCAAGGACTCGGTGGTCAAGCGGGAGATCTACGAACGGGAGATCCGGGACCGCTTCCGAGTGGTCGGCGTCTTCGACGACCGGATGCAGGTGGTCCGCATGTGGCGGTCCCTGGGGCTCACGGTCTTCCAGGTGGCCGAGGGCGACTTCTGA
- the rpmE gene encoding 50S ribosomal protein L31 has product MKPNIHPEYVTTEVRCSCGNTFTTRSTAKGGAITVETCSACHPFYTGKQRVLDTAGRVAKFQQKYAKVQAKKAK; this is encoded by the coding sequence ATGAAGCCCAACATCCACCCGGAGTACGTGACCACCGAGGTCCGCTGCTCCTGCGGCAACACCTTCACGACCCGCAGCACCGCCAAGGGCGGCGCGATCACGGTCGAGACCTGCAGCGCCTGCCACCCGTTCTACACCGGTAAGCAGCGCGTTCTCGACACCGCCGGTCGGGTCGCGAAGTTCCAGCAGAAGTACGCCAAGGTTCAGGCCAAGAAGGCCAAGTAA